From the genome of Sander lucioperca isolate FBNREF2018 chromosome 1, SLUC_FBN_1.2, whole genome shotgun sequence, one region includes:
- the hhatlb gene encoding hedgehog acyltransferase like, b isoform X1 has protein sequence MGIKAALPKYEIYFYNMVLCLAMFWAAGWIFDVSSSSANRKTFKTSVKPGWYYFGRKMDTADLEWMMWFSTFRAHILFALSGHVLFAKICSMLAPQYRSLVYMVYGLLAVWTSMGWTYVTLILSHCILLYSISLVKIRWLCFVAGLCTLATFKCEPFVSWQAGFVEGDFELRHVLFYGGCGFTIMRCMSFALENCERKDGNYNILELLKYNFYLPFFYFGPIMTFDKFYVQANKSDLTRKEWEMWNISLQGLIHLGVVIVVDVLFHFMYILTIPTDLKLLKHASDWALVGLAYFNLVYDWVKAAVMFGVINTVSRLDHLDPPKPPKCITMLYVFAETHFDRGINEWLCKYVYNYLGGKHENVVEELVATLCTFGVTILWLGPCEVVLIWAFLNCFGLNFELWTAKFFSMEPFASFEMAMSEAMSRRIRAVFNTLNFWTIVLYNILALNSLDFAKLVAKRLLLKGFPITTIIAMFVTYCLIQVIKERERGQALIDDPDSLPPAPPTSVAPASPTAASPTAAQPVADPSKEKAE, from the exons atGGGAATCAAAGCTGCACTTCCCAAATATGAGATCTATTTTTACAACATGGTGCTTTGTCTGGCCATGTTCTGGGCTGCTGGCTGGATCTTTGACGTGTCCAGTT cAAGTGCAAACAGAAAGACGTTTAAAACCAGCGTGAAGCCAGGATGGTACTACTTTGGGAGGAAAATG GATACGGCTGATTTGGAGTGGATGATGTGGTTTTCCACCTTCAGAGCGCACATCCTGTTTGCTCTCTCTGGTCATGTGCTGTTCGCGAAGATCTGCTCCATGTTGGCTCCACAG TACAGGTCCCTGGTGTACATGGTGTATGGGCTGCTGGCCGTGTGGACCAGTATGGGCTGGACCTACGTCACCCTCATCCTGTCCCACTGTATCCTGCTCTACAGCATCTCCTTAGTGAAAATCCGCTGGCTTTGCTTTGTCGCCGGCCTTTGTACACTCGCTACATTCAAGTGTGAACCCTTCGTGTCCTGGCAG GCCGGCTTTGTGGAGGGTGACTTTGAGCTGCGTCATGTTCTCTTCTATGGAGGTTGTGGATTTACCATTATGCGCTGTATGAGCTTTGCTCTGGAGAACTGTGAGAGGAAAGATGGAAACTACAACATCCTGGAACTACTAAAATACAACTTCTACCTCCCCTTCTTCTATTTTGGACCCATCATGACCTTTGACAAGTTTTATGTTCAA GCCAACAAGTCAGACCTGACCAGGAAAGAGTGGGAGATGTGGAACATCAGCCTGCAGGGCCTGATTCACCTGGGAGTCGTCATTGTCGTGGACGTCCTCTTCCATTTCATGTACATCCTCACCATCCCCACCGACCTGAAGCTGCTGAAGCATGCCTCTGACTGGGCTCTAG TGGGCCTAGCTTACTTCAACCTGGTGTATGACTGGGTAAAAGCAGCTGTCATGTTTGGAGTCATCAACACAGTGTCCAGACTGGATCATCTGGACCCTCCCAAGCCACCAAAATGCATCACTATGCTCTACGTGTTTGCTGAAAC CCATTTTGACAGAGGGATCAACGAGTGGCTGTGCAA GTATGTGTACAATTACCTGGGTGGAAAACATGAGAATGTGGTGGAGGAGCTGGTGGCTACACTGTGCACCTTCGGTGTCACCATCCTCTGGCTGGGACCCTGCGAGGTGGTGCTGATCTGGGCTTTCCTTAACTGTTTCGGCCTCaactttgagttgtggactGCCAAGTTCTTCTCCATGGAGCCTTTTGCTTCTTTTGAG ATGGCGATGTCAGAAGCAATGTCCCGTCGGATCAGAGCCGTCTTCAATACTTTGAACTTCTGGACCATTGTGTTGTACAACATCCTGGCCTTGAACAGTTTGGACTTTGCCAAGTTGGTTGCCAAGCGGCTGCTTCTCAAag GCTTCCCTATAACCACCATCATCGCCATGTTTGTGACCTACTGCCTGATTCAAGTGattaaggagagagagagggggcagGCCCTTATCGATGATCCCGATTCTCTTCCTCCTGCTCCCCCTACAAGCGTTGCCCCCGCCAGCCCAACCGCAGCTTCACCCACTGCTGCTCAACCAGTCGCAGATCCGAGCAAGGAAAAGGCAGAGTAG
- the hhatlb gene encoding hedgehog acyltransferase like, b isoform X2, producing the protein MVYGLLAVWTSMGWTYVTLILSHCILLYSISLVKIRWLCFVAGLCTLATFKCEPFVSWQAGFVEGDFELRHVLFYGGCGFTIMRCMSFALENCERKDGNYNILELLKYNFYLPFFYFGPIMTFDKFYVQANKSDLTRKEWEMWNISLQGLIHLGVVIVVDVLFHFMYILTIPTDLKLLKHASDWALVGLAYFNLVYDWVKAAVMFGVINTVSRLDHLDPPKPPKCITMLYVFAETHFDRGINEWLCKYVYNYLGGKHENVVEELVATLCTFGVTILWLGPCEVVLIWAFLNCFGLNFELWTAKFFSMEPFASFEMAMSEAMSRRIRAVFNTLNFWTIVLYNILALNSLDFAKLVAKRLLLKGFPITTIIAMFVTYCLIQVIKERERGQALIDDPDSLPPAPPTSVAPASPTAASPTAAQPVADPSKEKAE; encoded by the exons ATGGTGTATGGGCTGCTGGCCGTGTGGACCAGTATGGGCTGGACCTACGTCACCCTCATCCTGTCCCACTGTATCCTGCTCTACAGCATCTCCTTAGTGAAAATCCGCTGGCTTTGCTTTGTCGCCGGCCTTTGTACACTCGCTACATTCAAGTGTGAACCCTTCGTGTCCTGGCAG GCCGGCTTTGTGGAGGGTGACTTTGAGCTGCGTCATGTTCTCTTCTATGGAGGTTGTGGATTTACCATTATGCGCTGTATGAGCTTTGCTCTGGAGAACTGTGAGAGGAAAGATGGAAACTACAACATCCTGGAACTACTAAAATACAACTTCTACCTCCCCTTCTTCTATTTTGGACCCATCATGACCTTTGACAAGTTTTATGTTCAA GCCAACAAGTCAGACCTGACCAGGAAAGAGTGGGAGATGTGGAACATCAGCCTGCAGGGCCTGATTCACCTGGGAGTCGTCATTGTCGTGGACGTCCTCTTCCATTTCATGTACATCCTCACCATCCCCACCGACCTGAAGCTGCTGAAGCATGCCTCTGACTGGGCTCTAG TGGGCCTAGCTTACTTCAACCTGGTGTATGACTGGGTAAAAGCAGCTGTCATGTTTGGAGTCATCAACACAGTGTCCAGACTGGATCATCTGGACCCTCCCAAGCCACCAAAATGCATCACTATGCTCTACGTGTTTGCTGAAAC CCATTTTGACAGAGGGATCAACGAGTGGCTGTGCAA GTATGTGTACAATTACCTGGGTGGAAAACATGAGAATGTGGTGGAGGAGCTGGTGGCTACACTGTGCACCTTCGGTGTCACCATCCTCTGGCTGGGACCCTGCGAGGTGGTGCTGATCTGGGCTTTCCTTAACTGTTTCGGCCTCaactttgagttgtggactGCCAAGTTCTTCTCCATGGAGCCTTTTGCTTCTTTTGAG ATGGCGATGTCAGAAGCAATGTCCCGTCGGATCAGAGCCGTCTTCAATACTTTGAACTTCTGGACCATTGTGTTGTACAACATCCTGGCCTTGAACAGTTTGGACTTTGCCAAGTTGGTTGCCAAGCGGCTGCTTCTCAAag GCTTCCCTATAACCACCATCATCGCCATGTTTGTGACCTACTGCCTGATTCAAGTGattaaggagagagagagggggcagGCCCTTATCGATGATCCCGATTCTCTTCCTCCTGCTCCCCCTACAAGCGTTGCCCCCGCCAGCCCAACCGCAGCTTCACCCACTGCTGCTCAACCAGTCGCAGATCCGAGCAAGGAAAAGGCAGAGTAG